Part of the Cellulomonas taurus genome, ATCCCGGTGCTGCGCAAGGACTTCGTGGTCACGCCGTACCAGGTCTGGGAGGCGCGGGCGCACGGCGCCGACCTGGTGCTGCTGATCGTGGCAGCGCTGGAGCAGACGGTGCTGACCTCCCTGGTGGAGCGGGTGCACTCCCTGGGCATGACCGCCCTGGTCGAGGTGCACGACTCCGAGGAGGCGATGCGCGCGATCGACGCCGGGGCCCGTGTGGTCGGCGTCAACGCCCGTGACCTCAAGACCCTGGAGGTGGACCGCGGCACCTTCGCCAAGGTCGCCCCGTCCATCCCGAGCGATGTGGTCCGGGTCGCCGAATCCGGTGTCCGTGGCCCGCACGACGTCATGGACTACGCCCGGGCCGGTGCCGACGCGGTGCTGGTCGGCGAGGCGCTGGTCACCGACGACGCGCCCCGCCAGTCGGTGGCGGACCTGGTCGCGGCGGGTGCGCACCCGTCGCTCCGCGCCGTCCGGCAGTAGGAATGGTCGAGAGAAACCCGAGGAATACCGTGTCCGACGCAGCATCCGGCCGCCCCGGCACCACCCGCACCCCGGCCACCGGCCCGCTGGCGCAGCACGAGGGTCCGTACTTCGGCGAGTTCGGCGGGCGGTTCGTGCCGGAGGCGCTGGTCGCGGCGCTGGACGAGCTCGCGGACGCCTTCGCCAAGGCCAAGGCCGACCCGGCCTTCGGTGACGAGCTGAACCGCCTGCACCGCACCTACACCGGTCGGCCCAGCCCGCTGACCGAGGTGCCGCGCTTCGCCGCCCACGTCGGCGCGGGTGTCCGGGTGTTCCTCAAGCGCGAGGACCTGAACCACACCGGCTCGCACAAGATCAACAACGTGCTCGGCCAGGCCCTGCTGGTGAAGCGGATGGGCAAGACCCGGGTGATCGCGGAGACCGGTGCCGGTCAGCACGGCGTCGCCACGGCCACCGCCGCCGCCCTGCTCGGCCTGGAGTGCACCGTCTACATGGGCGCCGTCGACGCCGAGCGCCAGTCACTGAACGTGGCCCGGATGCGGCTGCTCGGCGCCGAGGTGATCCCGGTCGAGATCGGCACCCGGACCCTCAAGGACGCGATCAACGAGGCGCTGCGCGACTGGGTCGCCAACGTC contains:
- the trpC gene encoding indole-3-glycerol phosphate synthase TrpC is translated as MATVLDDIVAGVREDLAVRQAATSLDELKERASHVRGAVDCVSRLRLADAVTVIAEVKRSSPSKGALATITDPAALAAEYEKGGASVISVLTEQRRFNGSLADLDSVRAAVDIPVLRKDFVVTPYQVWEARAHGADLVLLIVAALEQTVLTSLVERVHSLGMTALVEVHDSEEAMRAIDAGARVVGVNARDLKTLEVDRGTFAKVAPSIPSDVVRVAESGVRGPHDVMDYARAGADAVLVGEALVTDDAPRQSVADLVAAGAHPSLRAVRQ